In a genomic window of Salegentibacter salegens:
- a CDS encoding DUF3467 domain-containing protein — protein MSEEKKKPKKGQINIELDEAIAEGTYSNLAIINHSVSEFVVDFVNIMPGRPKSKVKSRIILTPQHAKRLLKALNDNIQRFEKAHGEIRDYEKAPMPLNFGPTGQA, from the coding sequence ATGAGTGAAGAAAAAAAGAAACCTAAAAAGGGTCAGATAAACATAGAACTTGATGAAGCTATAGCCGAAGGAACTTATTCCAATTTAGCTATTATCAATCATTCAGTTTCAGAATTTGTGGTAGATTTTGTGAATATTATGCCGGGAAGGCCTAAGAGTAAAGTGAAATCGAGAATTATTTTAACGCCACAACATGCGAAGCGGTTATTGAAAGCTTTAAACGATAATATTCAGCGTTTTGAAAAAGCCCATGGCGAAATTAGAGATTACGAAAAGGCCCCAATGCCATTAAATTTTGGACCAACCGGTCAGGCATAA
- a CDS encoding Ppx/GppA phosphatase family protein — translation MVKKASNSKPKKRIAAIDLGTNSFHAVLVDIYPDGSFRTVNKLKEMVILAEKGLEDTLSRDALDRGLEALKRIKFLCDSHKVENILAFATSAIREAKNGGDFIKEVGEHVGIRVRAISGKMEAEMIGLAIRHSIVLGEEMVLMADIGGGSVEFIIGNEKEFIYYNSLKLGVARMAAAFVDSDPIEEKDIKRLQKHFAKELEEVLKLAKKHKVKTIIGSSGTMENIGEMVANRNSITAKRSLNELEFSAADFKDLYKDFIKLDKKERLKEKGLEEKRVDIINPGMVLVKFLVDKFKIESIKISEAALREGMILNYINNQKEQLNLDLVANFKDPRRRSIYELLRKCNWPEKHSRHVSNFALQLFDEFKEELKLKESDRELLEYASLMHDIGYYISYRKHHKHALYLIRYSDLLGFKEDEINIMANVARYHRKSTPAKRHEHYKQLNKKTRKRVKKLSALLRVADGLDRSHYQNVEKLEINNKKNKIQLIITTHSDPELEIWGTLRKGDLLEKLTDKKLEVFHVVDNEKK, via the coding sequence ATGGTAAAAAAAGCTTCCAATTCTAAACCCAAAAAACGCATCGCCGCAATAGACCTTGGTACCAATTCATTCCACGCTGTTTTAGTGGATATTTATCCCGACGGCAGTTTTCGTACGGTAAATAAATTAAAAGAAATGGTTATCCTCGCTGAAAAAGGATTGGAAGATACCTTAAGCCGGGATGCTTTGGACCGCGGTCTGGAAGCTCTAAAAAGAATAAAATTTTTATGTGATAGCCATAAGGTAGAAAACATTCTTGCCTTTGCAACCAGTGCTATTCGGGAAGCTAAAAATGGAGGTGATTTTATTAAAGAAGTGGGAGAGCATGTGGGGATAAGAGTGCGTGCCATTTCAGGAAAAATGGAAGCCGAAATGATTGGTTTAGCCATTAGGCATAGTATCGTTTTAGGAGAAGAAATGGTGCTTATGGCCGATATTGGCGGTGGTAGCGTTGAATTCATTATTGGTAACGAAAAAGAATTTATCTACTACAATAGTTTAAAACTAGGTGTGGCGAGAATGGCCGCGGCATTTGTAGATTCAGACCCTATTGAAGAAAAAGACATTAAAAGGCTACAAAAACATTTTGCCAAAGAACTGGAAGAAGTTTTGAAACTGGCCAAAAAGCATAAGGTTAAAACCATTATTGGTTCTTCGGGAACTATGGAAAATATAGGCGAAATGGTAGCAAATAGAAATTCTATAACTGCCAAAAGAAGCCTTAACGAATTAGAATTTAGCGCAGCCGACTTTAAAGATTTATACAAGGATTTTATTAAACTAGATAAAAAAGAGCGGCTCAAAGAAAAAGGGCTGGAAGAAAAGCGAGTGGATATTATTAACCCGGGAATGGTTTTAGTGAAATTTCTCGTAGATAAATTTAAGATTGAAAGTATTAAAATTTCTGAAGCTGCGCTTCGGGAAGGTATGATCCTTAATTATATCAATAATCAAAAAGAACAACTTAACCTGGATCTTGTAGCTAATTTTAAAGATCCTCGTCGCAGAAGTATTTATGAGTTGCTAAGAAAATGCAATTGGCCCGAGAAGCATTCCCGGCACGTTTCAAACTTTGCATTGCAGCTTTTTGATGAATTCAAGGAAGAATTAAAATTAAAAGAATCAGACAGGGAATTGCTGGAGTACGCGAGTTTAATGCACGATATAGGTTATTATATTTCTTATAGAAAACATCATAAACACGCCTTATACCTTATTCGATATTCAGATTTATTAGGTTTTAAGGAAGATGAAATAAATATTATGGCAAATGTGGCCAGGTATCATAGAAAATCTACACCTGCTAAACGCCACGAGCATTACAAGCAGTTAAATAAAAAAACACGAAAGAGGGTTAAGAAACTTTCTGCATTATTAAGGGTTGCCGATGGTCTCGATAGAAGTCATTATCAAAATGTAGAAAAACTGGAAATCAACAATAAGAAGAATAAAATTCAACTAATTATTACTACTCATAGTGATCCAGAACTCGAAATTTGGGGAACTTTAAGAAAAGGTGACTTATTAGAAAAATTAACCGATAAGAAGCTGGAAGTTTTTCACGTAGTTGATAATGAAAAAAAGTAA
- a CDS encoding alanine/glycine:cation symporter family protein — protein sequence MNELDEFVSQFASAVWGLPLVILLIGGGFYLLILSNFLPFRYLGHSLDLLRGKYNNPNDPGEINHFQSLSTALSSTVGMGNIAGVAVAIALGGPGAIFWLWVSAVVGMATKFFTNTLAVMYRGKDTQGNIQGGVMYFIEEGLGKKWKFMAVFFSVAGLIGALPVFNVNQLTQAINFILLEPNNIPTGFGTNLIIGIILVILTSIVILGGLQRISKTVSKLVPAMVALYFVSVIIILIVNYDVVPYYFSTIFTDAFAAENYKGEPMLGGVLGGLIILGVRRGAFSNEAGIGTATMAHGASKTSEPVREGLVAMLGPAIDTLVVCTLTALCILVTGIWQTSDVNGVSLTAAAFEDSIPYVGDYLLLLCIAAFSISSLFSFSYYGTKCLSYLAGAENKHYYNYFYIISILLGATTSLSMMINLIDGFFALMAIPTMISTLILAPRVMKAARIYFKKYKD from the coding sequence ATGAATGAATTAGATGAATTTGTTTCCCAATTTGCTTCGGCGGTTTGGGGACTTCCTTTAGTAATTTTATTAATTGGCGGCGGATTTTACCTGCTTATTTTATCTAATTTTCTTCCATTTCGATACTTAGGTCATTCCTTAGATCTCTTACGCGGAAAATATAATAACCCCAACGATCCCGGGGAAATAAACCATTTCCAATCACTTTCTACTGCCCTCTCCTCTACCGTGGGAATGGGAAATATTGCCGGGGTTGCCGTAGCTATTGCTTTAGGCGGGCCGGGTGCTATTTTTTGGCTTTGGGTAAGTGCGGTTGTTGGTATGGCCACTAAATTTTTTACCAACACCCTTGCCGTAATGTACAGAGGTAAAGATACCCAGGGAAATATTCAGGGTGGAGTGATGTATTTTATTGAAGAAGGCCTTGGCAAAAAATGGAAGTTTATGGCCGTCTTTTTTAGTGTAGCCGGGCTTATTGGAGCCTTACCGGTTTTCAATGTAAATCAACTTACACAGGCTATAAATTTTATTCTTCTAGAACCTAATAATATTCCTACCGGTTTTGGAACAAACCTTATTATTGGGATTATTTTAGTCATTCTCACTTCAATAGTGATCCTTGGGGGATTACAACGCATAAGTAAAACCGTCTCAAAATTAGTACCGGCAATGGTGGCCCTCTATTTTGTGTCGGTAATTATTATTTTAATTGTTAATTACGATGTGGTGCCTTATTATTTTTCCACAATTTTTACCGATGCTTTTGCTGCAGAAAACTATAAAGGCGAACCAATGCTTGGCGGCGTGCTGGGTGGTTTAATTATTCTTGGAGTAAGAAGAGGCGCTTTTTCTAACGAAGCAGGCATAGGGACCGCAACAATGGCTCACGGGGCCAGTAAAACTTCAGAACCTGTTCGGGAAGGATTGGTGGCGATGTTGGGGCCTGCGATTGATACTTTAGTGGTTTGTACACTTACGGCACTATGTATACTGGTAACGGGAATTTGGCAAACTTCAGATGTAAATGGAGTAAGCTTAACCGCAGCCGCTTTTGAAGATTCTATTCCCTATGTTGGAGATTATCTTTTATTACTTTGTATTGCGGCCTTTAGTATTTCCTCTTTGTTTTCATTCTCCTACTACGGAACAAAATGTCTTTCTTACCTGGCAGGCGCAGAAAACAAACATTATTACAACTACTTTTATATTATTAGTATTCTTTTGGGAGCAACGACTTCTCTAAGTATGATGATTAATTTAATCGACGGTTTTTTTGCTTTAATGGCGATCCCAACAATGATCTCTACTTTAATTCTTGCGCCAAGAGTAATGAAAGCAGCACGCATTTATTTTAAGAAGTACAAAGATTAG
- a CDS encoding peptide chain release factor 3, protein MKSFQKELKRRRTFGIISHPDAGKTTLTEKLLLFGGAIQEAGAVKSNKIKKGATSDFMEIERQRGISVATSVLAFEYKDIKINILDTPGHKDFAEDTFRTLTAVDSVIVVIDVAKGVEEQTEKLVEVCRMRNIPMIVFINKMDREGKDAFELLDEIEQKLNLTVTPLSFPIGMGYDFKGIYNIWEKNVNLFTGDPKKDIEDTIEISDLTSNKLDELIGNTAANNLREELELAQGVYPEFDKDAYLEGRLQPVFFGSALNNFGVRELLDCFINIAPTPRPKESEERLVKPDEDKFTGFVFKIHANMDPKHRDRLAFIKIVSGKFERNKAYLHVRHNKNLKFSSPNAFFAEKKEIVDVSYAGDIVGLHDTGNFKIGDTLTEGENLNYRGIPSFSPEHFRYINNADPMKSKQLAKGVDQLMDEGVAQLFTLELNGRKIIGTVGALQFEVIQYRLEHEYGAKCTYENLNVYKATWVEAEDEKSEEFKDFKRLKAKFLAKDKKGQLVFLADSQFSLQMTQDKYRSIKFHFTSEF, encoded by the coding sequence ATGAAAAGTTTTCAGAAAGAACTAAAACGAAGAAGAACTTTTGGGATTATCTCTCACCCCGATGCGGGTAAAACAACGCTTACTGAGAAATTGCTGCTTTTTGGGGGCGCAATTCAGGAGGCCGGGGCGGTAAAATCTAACAAGATCAAAAAAGGCGCGACCAGTGACTTTATGGAGATTGAACGCCAAAGGGGAATTTCGGTAGCGACTTCGGTTTTAGCTTTTGAATATAAAGATATTAAAATCAATATCCTGGATACTCCGGGTCACAAGGACTTTGCTGAAGATACTTTTAGAACCTTAACTGCTGTAGATAGCGTTATTGTGGTAATAGATGTTGCAAAAGGTGTAGAGGAACAAACCGAAAAACTGGTAGAAGTTTGTAGGATGCGAAACATCCCAATGATCGTTTTTATTAATAAAATGGACCGGGAAGGGAAAGATGCCTTTGAATTACTTGATGAAATTGAACAAAAATTAAACCTTACCGTAACGCCTTTAAGTTTCCCTATTGGAATGGGCTACGACTTTAAAGGGATTTATAATATTTGGGAAAAGAATGTAAACCTCTTTACCGGCGATCCTAAAAAAGACATTGAGGATACTATTGAAATTTCTGATCTAACTTCTAATAAATTAGATGAATTAATTGGCAATACTGCAGCAAATAATTTAAGGGAAGAACTGGAACTCGCACAAGGCGTTTATCCAGAATTTGATAAAGATGCTTACCTGGAAGGCCGCTTACAACCCGTGTTCTTTGGTTCGGCCTTAAATAATTTTGGAGTTCGGGAATTATTAGATTGCTTTATAAACATTGCACCTACGCCAAGACCTAAAGAAAGTGAAGAACGCCTGGTAAAACCCGATGAAGATAAATTTACCGGTTTTGTTTTTAAGATCCACGCCAATATGGATCCCAAACACCGCGATCGCCTGGCATTTATAAAAATCGTTTCAGGAAAGTTTGAACGTAATAAAGCCTATTTACACGTTAGACACAATAAAAACCTGAAATTTTCCAGTCCTAATGCATTTTTTGCTGAAAAGAAAGAAATTGTAGATGTTTCTTATGCCGGTGATATTGTAGGCTTACACGATACGGGAAATTTTAAAATTGGAGATACCCTTACCGAAGGTGAAAATTTAAATTACCGCGGAATTCCAAGTTTTTCCCCAGAACATTTTAGATATATCAACAACGCCGACCCAATGAAATCGAAACAACTCGCTAAAGGAGTTGACCAGTTGATGGATGAAGGTGTAGCGCAGCTTTTTACATTAGAACTCAACGGACGAAAGATTATTGGAACCGTGGGAGCGCTTCAGTTTGAAGTTATTCAGTACAGGTTGGAACACGAATACGGCGCGAAATGCACCTACGAAAACCTAAACGTTTACAAAGCCACCTGGGTAGAGGCTGAAGATGAAAAAAGCGAAGAATTCAAAGATTTTAAACGATTAAAAGCTAAATTTCTGGCTAAGGATAAAAAAGGACAATTGGTATTTTTAGCAGATTCCCAATTTTCATTACAAATGACGCAGGATAAGTATCGTTCGATTAAATTCCATTTTACTTCAGAATTTTAA
- a CDS encoding OmpA family protein, with protein sequence MGQYLIRSIVFLSLLCAGYNCVGQINEQVIAPGAYVINMGSNPQTAENSLQAYGLIYNLLKDEKIEVKWVISPEKEKDGTDFTYKETAFKGSAFIIPVSYITGDIKKIITSWEEKGVVGLYLEASIRVPVFSSLSVAPRWTLDRENGYIALPFFKAAAIPEEAYGGNSSKNWKSPENLGVCDDIFVMPHADPGFTTHKNLYTWNSKYKGAIWAGCHAVSKLENLSGNIKFQDKDSTEFIQLNFLSSGFPGAQSAGLIHYKNHRHGTPPYQNLLPADPVAQYMGRPDKAHLNGSERIFLPKKINRWRKETRKIVIDEDAPDIPEIAEDTAVVTAYGHAYGNPENGLVMYQAGHSIYGKEPSNIAALRAFFNWSFYATEIKRRKNALEFGNLNGQPVLDAKVGDDLTGILRLKPIHFDLDKSEIRPGDKPALDSIVTFMKIHPALLLDIRSHTDSRANDAYNMQLSERRVEATIKYLIAKGISEARITGRGYGETELLNNCGNNYKCTEAGHEENRRSEFILAIDCDIYSKNEF encoded by the coding sequence ATGGGGCAGTATTTAATAAGATCGATAGTTTTTTTGAGTTTGCTATGTGCCGGCTATAACTGCGTTGGGCAAATAAATGAGCAGGTGATTGCTCCCGGTGCTTATGTAATTAATATGGGCTCGAATCCTCAAACCGCAGAAAATTCCTTACAAGCTTATGGTTTGATTTATAATTTATTGAAAGATGAGAAGATTGAAGTAAAGTGGGTAATAAGCCCAGAGAAAGAAAAAGACGGGACAGATTTCACCTATAAGGAAACTGCTTTTAAAGGGAGTGCTTTTATTATCCCGGTTTCTTATATCACCGGGGATATTAAAAAAATAATTACGTCCTGGGAGGAAAAAGGAGTTGTAGGGCTTTATTTAGAAGCATCCATTCGCGTTCCGGTTTTCTCGAGTTTATCGGTAGCGCCACGCTGGACTTTAGATCGGGAAAACGGTTACATAGCCTTGCCATTTTTTAAAGCGGCTGCAATTCCTGAAGAAGCTTATGGAGGCAATAGCAGTAAAAACTGGAAGTCACCCGAAAATCTTGGAGTTTGCGATGATATTTTTGTAATGCCCCATGCCGATCCCGGTTTTACAACTCACAAAAATCTTTATACCTGGAATAGTAAATATAAAGGGGCGATTTGGGCCGGTTGTCACGCGGTAAGTAAACTGGAAAACCTGTCGGGAAATATTAAATTTCAAGATAAAGATAGCACCGAATTTATTCAGTTAAATTTTTTGAGTTCAGGTTTTCCCGGGGCACAGAGTGCGGGTTTAATTCACTATAAAAACCATCGGCACGGTACGCCACCTTATCAAAACTTATTACCTGCCGATCCTGTAGCACAGTATATGGGTAGGCCAGATAAAGCACATTTAAACGGTTCTGAAAGAATTTTTCTTCCGAAGAAAATAAATAGGTGGCGAAAAGAAACAAGGAAAATTGTGATAGATGAAGATGCGCCAGATATTCCTGAAATTGCTGAGGATACCGCGGTGGTGACCGCTTACGGCCACGCTTATGGAAATCCTGAAAATGGATTGGTGATGTACCAGGCGGGGCATAGCATTTACGGCAAAGAACCTTCAAATATAGCAGCATTGCGAGCTTTTTTTAACTGGAGTTTTTATGCTACAGAAATTAAACGAAGAAAGAATGCACTGGAATTTGGAAATTTGAATGGTCAACCTGTGCTCGATGCTAAAGTTGGTGATGACCTTACGGGAATACTGCGCTTAAAGCCTATTCATTTTGATTTGGATAAATCTGAAATTAGGCCAGGAGATAAACCGGCATTGGATAGTATTGTCACTTTTATGAAAATTCATCCGGCATTATTGCTTGATATAAGGTCGCACACCGATAGCCGGGCAAATGATGCTTATAATATGCAACTTTCAGAAAGAAGGGTTGAAGCAACAATTAAGTATTTAATAGCAAAAGGAATATCTGAAGCCCGAATTACCGGGAGAGGTTATGGCGAAACGGAGCTGCTAAATAATTGCGGTAATAACTATAAATGCACTGAAGCCGGGCACGAAGAAAACAGGCGATCAGAATTTATTCTGGCTATAGATTGTGACATTTATTCGAAAAATGAATTTTAA
- the idi gene encoding isopentenyl-diphosphate Delta-isomerase produces the protein MGTDKVILVNENDEQIGVMEKIEAHEKALLHRAFSVFVFNEKGELMIQQRAHSKYHSPGLWTNTCCSHQREGESNVAAGKRRLQEEMGFSTDLKEVMNFIYKAPFDNGLTEHEFDYIMIGNYEDDPNPNPDEVANWKWMSLEAIKSDMEVNPGVYTEWFKIIFDKYYLSIQK, from the coding sequence ATGGGAACAGATAAGGTAATATTAGTAAACGAAAACGACGAGCAAATTGGCGTGATGGAGAAGATAGAGGCTCACGAGAAAGCTTTACTGCATCGGGCATTTTCAGTCTTTGTTTTTAATGAGAAAGGCGAGTTAATGATCCAGCAGCGAGCACATTCTAAATACCATTCTCCGGGATTGTGGACCAACACTTGTTGTAGTCATCAGCGCGAAGGAGAAAGCAATGTTGCTGCCGGGAAAAGAAGGCTTCAGGAGGAAATGGGCTTTAGTACCGATTTAAAGGAAGTTATGAATTTTATTTACAAAGCTCCTTTTGATAACGGACTTACTGAACACGAATTTGACTATATTATGATTGGAAATTATGAAGATGATCCCAATCCCAATCCCGATGAAGTGGCTAATTGGAAATGGATGAGCCTGGAAGCAATAAAATCTGATATGGAAGTGAACCCTGGCGTATATACCGAGTGGTTCAAGATTATTTTTGATAAATATTATTTAAGTATTCAAAAATGA
- a CDS encoding 6-pyruvoyl trahydropterin synthase family protein, with protein sequence MRLSVHRKAHFNAAHRLYRKDWSDEKNLRVFGKCSNPHYHGHNYDLIVKVTGEIDPETGFVMDLKRLKDLIYEEVEVPFDHKNLNEEVPPFNELNPTAENIAVVIWNKIREKLKAELDLEITLYETPRNYVTYKGE encoded by the coding sequence ATGAGATTAAGTGTACATAGAAAAGCTCATTTCAATGCGGCGCATCGCTTGTATCGCAAAGATTGGAGTGATGAGAAGAACCTGCGGGTTTTTGGAAAATGCAGCAATCCGCACTATCACGGGCATAATTATGATCTTATTGTAAAGGTTACCGGTGAGATAGACCCGGAAACCGGATTTGTAATGGATTTAAAACGACTCAAAGATCTAATATACGAAGAAGTTGAAGTGCCTTTTGACCATAAGAACTTGAATGAAGAGGTGCCGCCTTTTAACGAACTTAATCCTACAGCTGAAAATATCGCGGTAGTAATTTGGAATAAAATCAGGGAAAAATTAAAAGCTGAACTCGATTTGGAGATCACTTTATATGAAACTCCTAGAAATTACGTAACCTATAAAGGAGAATAG
- a CDS encoding peroxiredoxin, producing the protein MALKIGDKLPRLTLKDQDGENYHFSRVEDKALVIFFYPKDFTPGCTKEACSFRDHYEEFQDLGAEVIGISTDNESSHKKFASKHQLPFVLLSDKEKRARQAFGVKPGLLGLLPGRETFVFDKDKKLIHRFNSMGASQHIPEALNSLKKIQEK; encoded by the coding sequence ATGGCACTTAAAATTGGCGATAAATTACCGAGATTAACTTTAAAAGATCAAGATGGGGAGAACTACCATTTTTCTAGAGTAGAAGATAAAGCTTTGGTAATCTTTTTCTACCCAAAAGATTTTACTCCCGGCTGTACCAAAGAAGCTTGTAGTTTTAGAGATCATTATGAAGAATTCCAGGATTTAGGTGCCGAAGTAATTGGGATAAGTACCGATAATGAAAGTTCTCATAAAAAATTTGCCTCTAAACACCAACTTCCCTTTGTGCTACTTTCAGATAAAGAAAAGCGTGCCCGTCAGGCTTTTGGCGTGAAACCGGGTTTACTGGGTTTACTTCCGGGAAGGGAAACTTTTGTATTTGATAAAGATAAAAAATTGATACATAGATTTAATAGTATGGGAGCTTCACAGCATATTCCCGAAGCGCTTAATTCCCTTAAGAAAATTCAGGAAAAATAA
- the mqo gene encoding malate dehydrogenase (quinone): MNQKVREENNYDLICVGGGIMSATLALMLKLIDPKIKIIIFEKLGEVAKESSGAWNNAGTGHSALCELNYTPENSDGSIDISKAIEIFSQFETSKQFWAYLVDQKLIKEPQNFIHSVPHHSWVNGEDNINFLKSRFKALTQTPMFEEMKFSENPNKLKEWIPLIAKGRENEKMAATRMEIGTEVNFEELSQQYFKVLEEQFNVPVLRNTDVLDVDPDETLEWTVEAQNLDSGKVTYYDAEHVFIGAGGGALPLLQKVEIEEKDGYGGFPVDGQWLVCKNRKVIEQHWAKVYSKAGPDAPPMSTPHLDTRYINGKKELLFGPFAGFTTKFLKEGSKMDLPKSINKENIPSMWGVFWHNLPLTKYLMQQVTMDHSDRMEDLSVFIKDAKPEDWELKVAGKRVQIIKKDEEQGGILEFGTDVVHSKDGSITALLGASPGASVAVSIMLNVINIAFPEKIESKKWQQKLSKMIPFWNKKIEENITEFKEIQANSSKKLELEVLH, encoded by the coding sequence ATGAATCAAAAAGTACGCGAAGAAAATAACTACGATCTTATTTGCGTGGGAGGCGGCATAATGAGTGCTACACTCGCATTAATGCTGAAGTTAATAGATCCTAAGATCAAAATAATCATTTTTGAAAAGCTGGGAGAAGTAGCTAAAGAAAGTTCTGGTGCGTGGAATAATGCCGGTACCGGGCATTCGGCACTTTGCGAACTTAACTATACCCCTGAAAATTCTGATGGTAGTATAGATATTAGTAAAGCAATCGAAATTTTTAGTCAGTTTGAAACCAGTAAACAATTCTGGGCCTATCTGGTAGACCAAAAACTTATAAAAGAGCCTCAGAATTTTATTCATTCAGTTCCCCATCACAGCTGGGTTAATGGTGAAGATAATATCAATTTTCTTAAAAGTCGATTTAAAGCGCTTACCCAAACGCCAATGTTTGAAGAAATGAAATTTTCTGAAAACCCAAATAAATTAAAAGAATGGATCCCGTTAATCGCTAAAGGCCGCGAGAATGAGAAAATGGCTGCCACACGAATGGAAATTGGGACCGAGGTTAATTTTGAAGAACTCTCACAACAATATTTTAAAGTCCTGGAAGAACAATTTAATGTTCCCGTTTTAAGAAACACCGATGTTTTAGATGTAGATCCAGATGAAACTCTGGAATGGACAGTAGAAGCTCAAAATTTAGATTCTGGCAAAGTCACTTATTATGATGCTGAACACGTTTTTATTGGTGCCGGGGGCGGTGCCCTACCTTTACTTCAAAAAGTAGAGATAGAAGAAAAGGACGGCTATGGCGGATTTCCTGTAGATGGCCAATGGTTGGTTTGTAAAAACCGTAAAGTTATAGAGCAACATTGGGCTAAAGTCTACAGTAAAGCCGGGCCAGATGCTCCCCCCATGTCTACCCCACACCTGGATACCAGATATATAAACGGCAAAAAAGAATTGCTATTTGGCCCCTTTGCAGGATTTACTACTAAATTTCTAAAAGAAGGTTCAAAAATGGATTTGCCAAAAAGTATAAATAAAGAAAATATCCCTTCTATGTGGGGCGTTTTCTGGCATAATTTACCACTTACGAAATACCTGATGCAGCAGGTAACTATGGATCATTCTGACCGAATGGAAGATCTTAGCGTATTTATTAAAGATGCAAAGCCAGAAGACTGGGAATTAAAAGTAGCCGGAAAACGGGTTCAAATCATTAAAAAAGATGAAGAACAAGGCGGGATTTTAGAATTTGGAACCGATGTAGTTCACAGTAAAGATGGTAGTATCACCGCTTTATTAGGTGCATCGCCAGGAGCTTCAGTTGCGGTTTCTATTATGTTGAATGTAATTAATATTGCTTTTCCTGAAAAAATAGAATCTAAAAAATGGCAACAAAAACTTTCAAAAATGATTCCTTTCTGGAATAAAAAAATCGAAGAAAATATAACTGAATTCAAGGAAATTCAGGCGAATTCTTCTAAAAAACTGGAGTTGGAGGTTTTGCATTAA